In Alkalinema sp. FACHB-956, a single window of DNA contains:
- a CDS encoding sigma-70 family RNA polymerase sigma factor: MHLRQELIALFSTFVQFEDDRFSSWATDARLRRHMQQYLSTQRLSMQHLSVQNLSVQNLSVQNFSTPGQNRDLSHSDLSHSEGEWTLYWHQRWVQSDSPSSNSLPLGHLTAYLQESCYWAASQTLRKVANVPLAAQYGLSDYFQIAIAKVETVLKQFNPDRGTRLKNFAHLAFSSLLRDYLRQRQDVALCTNLGLLRRTSKKRFLEALEQVGLSSGEIAQYRLAWTCFNALYDRSLQNPSQSVSLPSAQAPSGIQQFSNLDPELSLAISQLYNRERHSQIDRTAPECQPETLERWLNQCAAWVRSYLYPSVESLNRPLLGEETDTDFQESLADPQGESFLAALIAQEDLQERQRQREHLHQAIATRLATLEPQSQEILRLYYQQGLTQQQMMQYLQMSQATVSRRLTKARETLLLKIVEWSQEQLNISPTPNLIKDMSAALEEWLGVYYGQPNPVSSSPSAGKERVS; encoded by the coding sequence ATGCATCTTCGCCAAGAACTGATCGCGTTATTTTCAACCTTTGTCCAATTTGAGGACGATCGCTTTTCCAGTTGGGCGACGGATGCACGATTGCGCCGTCATATGCAGCAATATCTGAGTACGCAGCGTCTTAGTATGCAGCATCTTAGTGTTCAAAATCTTAGTGTTCAGAATCTTAGTGTTCAGAATTTTAGTACGCCGGGGCAAAACCGCGACCTATCCCATTCTGACCTATCCCATTCTGAAGGGGAATGGACGTTATATTGGCATCAACGCTGGGTACAGAGCGATTCTCCTTCATCGAACTCGCTCCCGCTGGGCCATCTCACCGCTTACTTGCAGGAATCCTGCTACTGGGCTGCCAGCCAAACCCTGCGGAAAGTAGCCAATGTTCCCTTAGCAGCACAATACGGTTTATCCGACTATTTTCAAATTGCCATTGCCAAGGTAGAGACAGTTCTGAAGCAATTTAACCCCGATCGGGGAACCCGCTTAAAAAACTTCGCTCACCTCGCCTTCTCCAGCCTCTTACGGGATTACTTACGACAACGGCAGGACGTAGCACTGTGTACGAATCTGGGATTGCTACGCAGAACTAGTAAAAAACGATTTCTGGAAGCCTTAGAGCAAGTGGGCTTATCATCCGGGGAAATCGCTCAATATCGGCTGGCTTGGACCTGTTTCAATGCGCTCTACGACCGATCGTTGCAAAATCCGTCGCAATCCGTCTCGCTCCCATCGGCTCAAGCACCGTCAGGGATCCAGCAATTTTCTAACCTAGATCCCGAACTGAGCCTTGCCATCAGCCAACTCTACAACCGTGAACGCCATAGCCAGATCGATCGAACTGCACCGGAATGCCAACCGGAGACCCTTGAACGCTGGCTGAATCAATGCGCCGCCTGGGTACGCAGTTATCTCTATCCATCCGTGGAGTCTTTAAATCGTCCGCTTTTGGGGGAGGAAACAGACACCGACTTTCAGGAAAGTTTAGCCGATCCCCAGGGGGAGTCGTTTCTGGCAGCGCTGATCGCCCAGGAAGACCTTCAGGAACGCCAACGCCAACGGGAACATTTGCACCAAGCGATCGCGACTCGTTTGGCCACCCTAGAGCCGCAATCTCAAGAGATTCTACGTCTTTACTACCAGCAGGGGTTGACTCAACAACAGATGATGCAGTACTTACAAATGAGTCAGGCTACAGTGTCTCGACGGTTGACTAAAGCCAGAGAAACGTTATTGCTTAAAATCGTGGAATGGAGCCAGGAACAGTTGAATATTTCTCCTACGCCGAACCTAATAAAAGATATGAGTGCTGCTTTAGAAGAATGGCTGGGCGTTTACTACGGTCAACCCAATCCTGTCTCTAGCAGTCCCAGTGCGGGTAAGGAGAGAGTGTCATGA
- a CDS encoding DUF1822 family protein: MIEFADPKEWWLELSPSLRAEADRQSQQIPASDRLLGQQRAYVNRLCLQRSLTWLREDQPEVTPWLPDTEWPALWEFVNGSAVTIGATRLILLPSQAIDDGELEVPQEWVDIPSWVGDYYLAVQVRPDQGWLRVWGYATHEDLKSIATYDSRDRTYSLAAEQLTQDLNVLWLTVQLCPRAQTRTLVAPLPELSPTQLEALILNLSNPEIAFPRLAVPFASWGALLQSPTARQQLLQQRLQQHAQSNLQNHLQEQLRTQIIQESIQEPPQKSRQESPTSLQQNHPVTHLRDWWQGQFSDLWQAIDAVLLPHLLPQQWATAWRSDPAQSSGTISRMKVLEFGSYPGEESIALILSLTPVDASLTEIRLQICPTGDDPCLPQAVQVRLLDGAGQEIGQARATVTETIHLQFTAEVGEGFQVEVISGDQRLVEGFEV; the protein is encoded by the coding sequence ATGATTGAGTTTGCCGATCCCAAGGAATGGTGGCTGGAACTTTCACCCAGTTTGCGGGCGGAGGCCGATCGCCAAAGTCAGCAAATCCCTGCCAGTGATAGGCTGCTGGGCCAGCAGCGTGCCTATGTAAACCGCCTTTGTTTACAGCGATCCTTGACTTGGTTGCGGGAGGATCAGCCGGAGGTAACTCCTTGGTTACCGGATACGGAGTGGCCTGCGCTCTGGGAATTTGTCAATGGATCTGCGGTCACGATCGGGGCGACCCGGTTGATTTTGTTGCCGAGTCAGGCGATCGATGATGGCGAGTTAGAAGTACCCCAGGAATGGGTGGATATTCCCAGTTGGGTGGGGGATTATTATCTAGCAGTACAGGTGCGCCCAGACCAGGGTTGGTTACGGGTTTGGGGCTATGCAACCCATGAAGACTTAAAGTCGATCGCCACCTATGATTCCCGCGATCGGACTTACTCCCTAGCAGCGGAACAGTTAACCCAGGACTTAAATGTGCTGTGGCTCACGGTGCAGCTTTGTCCCAGGGCGCAGACCCGTACCCTGGTTGCACCTTTACCCGAACTCTCTCCAACGCAGCTAGAAGCCCTGATTTTAAATTTAAGCAATCCGGAAATCGCCTTTCCTCGACTAGCAGTTCCCTTTGCCAGTTGGGGAGCGTTATTGCAATCGCCAACAGCACGACAGCAATTATTACAACAGCGGTTACAACAACATGCACAAAGTAATCTACAAAATCATTTGCAAGAACAATTACGGACGCAAATAATACAAGAATCAATCCAAGAGCCACCGCAAAAATCACGGCAAGAATCGCCAACATCTTTACAACAAAACCACCCAGTCACCCACTTGCGAGATTGGTGGCAAGGTCAATTTTCGGATCTGTGGCAGGCGATCGATGCGGTTTTGTTGCCTCATTTGTTGCCTCAACAGTGGGCTACGGCCTGGAGGAGCGATCCAGCACAATCCTCTGGGACAATCAGTCGCATGAAAGTCCTAGAATTCGGCAGTTATCCCGGTGAAGAATCGATCGCGCTGATTTTGAGCCTGACGCCTGTGGATGCCTCGCTGACGGAAATTCGGCTTCAGATCTGCCCCACGGGAGATGATCCGTGTCTACCGCAGGCCGTTCAGGTTAGATTACTAGATGGGGCTGGTCAGGAAATTGGACAGGCTCGGGCAACGGTGAC